From one Sulfurimonas sp. HSL-3221 genomic stretch:
- a CDS encoding sodium ion-translocating decarboxylase subunit beta, with protein MRTLFIKLLLALSLFGAVSASASDATAAHEAPAVEQKAYESHSIGHLLANFAKSTGVYAILYPNPDEMSALGKPMSDFHKGWGRVIMILVAFVLFYLAIAKGFEPLLLLPIGFGGLLSNIPVADIAGPHGFLGVIYQAGLANELFPIIIFMGVGAMTDFGPLLSNPKTALLGGAAQFGIFGTLVGAVALSQYTDLFAFTLQQASAISIIGGADGPTSIYIATKLAPELLGAIAVASYSYMALVPIIQPPIMKALTNAKERKIKMTTLRHVSRMEKLIFPILVLVLAILVLPDSTPLIGAFAFGNFLKESGVVERLSDTLQNALINIVTIFLGLGVGSKLAADQFLVADTLAILALGLIAFSVGTAAGVIMAKIMNLFPGTKINPLIGSAGVSAVPMAARVSNKVGMEYDRNNMLLMHAMGPNVAGVIGSAVAAGVMISIFA; from the coding sequence ATGAGAACGCTGTTTATCAAACTGCTGCTGGCATTGTCGCTGTTCGGCGCCGTGTCGGCGTCGGCATCCGATGCCACTGCTGCGCACGAGGCGCCGGCCGTAGAGCAGAAAGCCTACGAGTCGCACAGCATCGGTCACCTCCTGGCCAACTTTGCCAAGTCTACCGGTGTCTACGCCATCCTCTATCCGAACCCGGACGAGATGAGTGCCCTCGGAAAACCGATGAGCGATTTCCACAAAGGGTGGGGACGCGTCATCATGATCCTGGTCGCTTTCGTCCTTTTCTACCTGGCGATCGCCAAAGGCTTTGAGCCGCTGCTGCTGCTGCCGATCGGCTTCGGGGGCCTGCTCTCGAACATCCCCGTTGCCGACATCGCCGGGCCGCACGGCTTCCTGGGCGTTATCTACCAGGCGGGTCTTGCGAACGAACTCTTCCCGATCATCATCTTTATGGGTGTCGGTGCAATGACGGACTTCGGCCCGCTGCTCTCCAACCCAAAAACGGCGCTGCTCGGCGGTGCCGCGCAGTTCGGGATCTTCGGGACCCTCGTCGGGGCGGTTGCACTGTCGCAGTATACTGACCTCTTTGCCTTTACGCTCCAGCAGGCTTCTGCCATCTCCATCATCGGCGGTGCGGACGGCCCGACGTCGATCTATATCGCGACGAAACTGGCGCCGGAGCTGCTGGGGGCGATCGCGGTCGCATCGTACTCCTACATGGCGCTGGTACCGATTATCCAGCCGCCGATCATGAAGGCGCTCACCAACGCCAAAGAGCGCAAGATCAAGATGACGACGCTGCGCCATGTCAGCCGTATGGAAAAACTGATCTTCCCGATCCTGGTCCTTGTTCTGGCAATCCTGGTCCTTCCGGACTCCACGCCGCTGATCGGTGCGTTCGCTTTCGGTAACTTCCTCAAAGAGTCCGGTGTCGTCGAACGTCTCTCCGATACGCTGCAGAACGCCCTGATCAACATTGTTACGATCTTCCTCGGCCTCGGCGTCGGTTCCAAGCTCGCCGCTGACCAGTTCCTCGTCGCCGACACGCTGGCGATCCTGGCACTGGGCCTGATCGCCTTCTCCGTTGGTACGGCCGCCGGGGTCATCATGGCGAAGATCATGAACCTCTTCCCGGGGACGAAGATCAACCCGCTTATCGGTTCGGCAGGGGTTTCCGCCGTCCCGATGGCGGCGCGCGTCTCCAACAAAGTCGGTATGGAATACGACCGCAACAACATGCTGCTCATGCATGCGATGGGCCCCAACGTTGCGGGTGTCATCGGTTCCGCCGTCGCCGCGGGTGTTATGATCAGTATCTTCGCGTAA
- a CDS encoding ferredoxin-thioredoxin reductase catalytic domain-containing protein: protein MLKMMIGFMKDYWKYRDAVKKQHRWIVKYAAQKGYAINPSMMMSKNLEVWLSEMEATFGKRYCPCFEPSGDAKLDKAMCCPCEFIDDEIEEYGTCHCALFGRGDLDKVGWKASSQRLMGEYRVPLNMKDGVLDTRGMPLDPRRGLPIPDAMHQMKATLNGYGGKTLRMIVAREQEAQNLETIAAFRGYGFSKTASDDGITVTLDLENKNAQGASGSCGQ from the coding sequence ATGCTAAAAATGATGATTGGTTTTATGAAAGACTACTGGAAGTACCGCGACGCGGTGAAGAAGCAGCACCGCTGGATCGTGAAGTACGCCGCGCAGAAGGGGTATGCGATCAACCCGAGCATGATGATGAGCAAGAACCTCGAAGTGTGGCTGAGCGAGATGGAAGCGACCTTCGGCAAGCGCTACTGCCCCTGCTTCGAGCCATCCGGCGATGCAAAGCTCGACAAGGCGATGTGCTGCCCCTGCGAGTTCATCGACGACGAGATCGAAGAATACGGCACCTGCCACTGCGCGCTGTTTGGCCGCGGGGACCTCGACAAGGTGGGCTGGAAGGCGTCGTCGCAGCGCCTGATGGGAGAGTACCGCGTGCCGCTGAACATGAAAGATGGCGTCCTCGACACCCGCGGTATGCCCCTCGATCCGCGCCGCGGCCTGCCCATCCCCGACGCCATGCACCAGATGAAAGCGACGCTCAACGGGTACGGCGGCAAGACGCTCCGTATGATCGTGGCACGCGAACAGGAGGCACAGAACCTGGAGACCATCGCGGCGTTCCGCGGCTACGGCTTTTCGAAAACGGCGTCGGATGACGGCATCACCGTGACCCTGGACCTGGAGAACAAAAACGCGCAGGGCGCATCGGGCAGCTGCGGGCAGTAA
- a CDS encoding biotin/lipoyl-containing protein, with amino-acid sequence MAKKFIDVMDTTFRDGFQSVFGGRVLLNDFLPAVEAAKEAGITHFEFGGGARFQVPYFYLNENAFDNMDKFREIVGPDANLQTLARGVNTVMLDTGSRELVDLHAKMFKKHGTTTIRNFDALNDVNNLIDSGRSIVNHGLKHEVVVTMMDLPPGCEGAHTVDFYEKILRDILDAEIPYDSVCFKDATGTANPQKVYETIKMARKLLPEGTHIRLHTQETAGISVAQNLAALEAGADGIDAAAHPVSGGTSQPDLLVMMHAIKGKDYDFGFDFEKLLKYEATLKECLADYFIPPEATMVEPLIQFSPMPGGALTANTQMLRDNNMMDKFHDAILAMREVVEKGGYGTSVTPVSQFYFQQALNNTLMGPWKKIAPGYGRMVLGYFGKTPVAPDAEVVKIAAEQLGLEPTTEKAIDLADKDEKKSVAFWTKRLEEEGIETSEENIFIAAACDEKGITFLKGEAEVNVRKLSEMQNEKEECTGMGSGNYTVVVDGQKFSVQVAEGDANIQVTAVQGEAASTPEAAAPAGEGEEIKALLPGNVWKVVANPGQSVAEGEKIMILESMKMEIDVLAPRGGVIKSINVNVNDKVVEGQVVAVIG; translated from the coding sequence ATGGCGAAAAAATTCATTGACGTGATGGATACGACGTTCCGCGACGGTTTTCAGTCCGTCTTCGGCGGACGGGTACTGCTGAACGACTTCCTGCCGGCGGTCGAAGCGGCAAAAGAAGCGGGGATCACCCACTTCGAATTCGGCGGGGGCGCACGCTTCCAGGTTCCTTATTTCTACCTCAACGAGAACGCGTTCGACAACATGGACAAGTTCCGCGAGATCGTCGGGCCCGACGCGAACCTGCAGACGCTGGCCCGCGGGGTCAATACGGTCATGCTCGACACGGGCAGCCGCGAACTGGTCGACCTGCATGCGAAGATGTTCAAAAAGCACGGGACGACAACGATCCGTAACTTCGATGCCCTCAACGACGTCAACAACCTTATTGACAGCGGCCGCAGCATTGTCAACCACGGCCTGAAGCACGAAGTCGTGGTGACGATGATGGACCTTCCCCCGGGATGTGAAGGTGCGCATACTGTCGACTTCTACGAAAAGATTCTCCGCGACATCCTCGATGCGGAGATCCCTTATGATTCCGTCTGTTTCAAAGATGCCACCGGTACCGCCAATCCGCAAAAAGTCTACGAGACGATCAAAATGGCACGCAAACTGCTGCCGGAAGGGACGCATATCCGCCTGCACACGCAGGAGACTGCCGGTATCAGCGTCGCCCAGAACCTGGCGGCCCTCGAAGCGGGCGCGGACGGTATCGACGCCGCGGCGCACCCTGTTTCCGGCGGTACGAGCCAGCCGGACCTGCTCGTGATGATGCACGCCATCAAAGGCAAAGACTACGATTTCGGTTTCGATTTCGAGAAGCTTCTCAAATACGAAGCAACTCTCAAAGAGTGCCTCGCAGACTACTTCATCCCGCCGGAAGCGACCATGGTCGAACCGCTGATCCAGTTCTCCCCGATGCCGGGCGGTGCCCTGACGGCGAATACGCAGATGCTGCGTGACAACAACATGATGGACAAGTTCCACGACGCGATCCTCGCGATGCGCGAAGTCGTCGAGAAGGGCGGGTACGGCACCTCCGTTACTCCGGTTTCGCAGTTCTATTTCCAGCAGGCGCTCAACAACACCCTGATGGGGCCGTGGAAGAAGATCGCACCGGGTTACGGCCGTATGGTCCTGGGCTACTTCGGCAAGACGCCGGTGGCACCGGATGCAGAGGTCGTCAAGATCGCCGCGGAACAGCTCGGGCTCGAACCGACTACGGAAAAAGCGATCGATCTCGCCGACAAGGATGAAAAGAAATCCGTCGCCTTCTGGACCAAGCGTCTTGAGGAAGAGGGGATCGAAACGAGCGAAGAGAACATCTTCATCGCAGCAGCCTGTGATGAAAAAGGGATCACCTTCCTTAAAGGTGAAGCGGAAGTCAATGTCCGCAAACTTTCCGAAATGCAAAACGAAAAAGAGGAGTGCACAGGTATGGGTTCAGGAAACTACACAGTTGTCGTCGACGGTCAGAAATTCAGCGTTCAGGTCGCCGAGGGCGATGCAAATATCCAGGTGACTGCGGTGCAGGGTGAAGCGGCATCCACTCCCGAAGCGGCCGCTCCGGCCGGTGAAGGCGAAGAGATCAAGGCACTGCTGCCGGGCAACGTCTGGAAAGTCGTTGCCAACCCGGGCCAGAGCGTCGCGGAAGGCGAAAAGATCATGATCCTCGAATCCATGAAAATGGAGATCGATGTCCTTGCACCGCGCGGCGGCGTCATCAAGTCCATCAACGTCAACGTCAACGATAAGGTCGTCGAAGGCCAGGTTGTCGCGGTAATCGGATAA
- a CDS encoding glycoside hydrolase family 15 protein encodes MTFEARLSERFDAVSKIILERQDAVTGLLPASTAVNAHGDYTDAWVRDNVYSILCVWGLSLAYKRHDPANARTLSLSLSVVKLMRGVLTAMMRQSDRVERFKRTQNPLDALHAKYGTQSGLAVVGDNEWGHLQLDATSLFLLMLAQMTASGLQIIYSDDEVDFVQNLVHYISRTYATPDYGIWERGNKINHGDPEINCSSVGMAKAALEALDGFNLYGTARGLEGVIHVVASDVARSRFTLHGLLPRESTSKETDAALLSVIGYPAYAVEDAELVNKTAQKIRKKLAGRFGCKRFLLDGHQSVLEDTSRLHYEAEELRQFEHIESEWPLFFTYLMLDALLRGDAEAAGEWKAKLEPLFVEVEGIRLLPELYIVPEAAIEAEKTAPGSQERRPNENVPLVWAQSLYLLASLLDDGLLIPDDVDPLRRRERVGATRTTTPLVAVVAESHAIKDRLHALGIRSETLEEAAPAQVLHASELSRLFSSVGANRKLHLTGRPQQVSRTITTSRLYQVGDETYVFLPYHFDPKAFYFHYDNRLLVEHIRSSLKFLAENWDQTGRPLMLLLVRDDMLEAATQESVLELLRAVESGRCCGTAVQSGPLHTLLTAASREQMGQREAFRPEPPQFRPDGETRPDDAAAQEHYHLSYAARQEIGQLDDDALVALLHPLTPDPRAVEALQQLWRRRGETFAVPTVRGEQALQTIAQQQYETASARHDWAAVRRLADLLYRYDERLEDVLLDIVIRQKRLAVGRAYFEKATFCHPAESTAIVETIYAYCGNSAAETVLTQEIILHLGHLIRIEPELFEQLITLRTWYFVQLLVSRISREMQLPMGDAYETLLTLSPHEILHRLREVLQTFATERRRMNEMENLRASGFSQLKSVARITELSQVENWMQWRHDAGLIGHHAERFYKDVWHLLQQCSGIVIGDKYDIANRVGSEQTLDTTAGERSFELRIDTLLQGIQAPEYRQLNLEAIESLTWLFRQNPELKVENDIVLDVLIGHAVRIAWTREHGDAHYNEQRGQAWDAFYHRSPRETESAFVEALRHLLHEGFE; translated from the coding sequence ATGACATTCGAAGCACGCCTTTCAGAACGCTTTGACGCCGTCTCGAAGATCATTCTCGAGCGTCAGGACGCCGTGACGGGACTTCTGCCCGCCAGTACCGCCGTCAATGCGCACGGCGACTACACCGACGCCTGGGTCCGCGACAACGTCTACAGCATCCTCTGCGTCTGGGGCCTCTCCCTGGCCTACAAGCGGCACGACCCCGCCAACGCCCGCACCCTTTCGCTCTCGCTCAGCGTCGTCAAACTGATGCGCGGTGTGCTGACGGCGATGATGCGCCAGTCCGACCGTGTCGAGCGCTTCAAACGCACCCAGAACCCCCTCGATGCCCTGCACGCCAAGTACGGCACCCAGAGCGGCCTTGCGGTCGTCGGCGACAACGAATGGGGGCACCTGCAGCTCGATGCCACCTCGCTGTTCCTGCTGATGCTCGCCCAGATGACGGCCTCGGGCCTGCAGATCATCTACAGCGACGACGAGGTCGACTTCGTCCAGAACCTCGTCCACTACATCAGCCGTACCTATGCCACCCCCGATTACGGCATCTGGGAGCGGGGCAACAAGATCAACCACGGCGACCCGGAGATCAACTGCAGCTCGGTCGGGATGGCAAAGGCCGCCCTGGAGGCCCTCGACGGGTTCAACCTTTACGGCACGGCGCGGGGCCTTGAAGGCGTCATCCACGTCGTTGCCAGCGACGTGGCGCGCTCGCGCTTCACCCTGCACGGCCTCCTGCCGCGCGAATCGACCTCCAAGGAGACCGACGCGGCGCTGCTCTCCGTCATCGGCTACCCCGCCTACGCCGTCGAGGATGCGGAGCTGGTGAACAAAACGGCCCAGAAGATCCGCAAAAAGCTCGCCGGCCGCTTTGGGTGCAAACGCTTTCTGCTCGACGGCCACCAGAGCGTCCTCGAAGATACCTCCCGGCTCCATTACGAGGCCGAGGAGCTGCGGCAGTTTGAGCACATCGAATCGGAATGGCCGCTCTTCTTTACCTACCTGATGCTCGATGCCCTGCTGCGTGGAGACGCGGAGGCCGCCGGGGAGTGGAAAGCGAAACTGGAGCCCCTCTTCGTCGAGGTGGAAGGGATAAGGCTTTTGCCCGAGCTCTACATCGTCCCCGAAGCGGCGATCGAGGCGGAAAAAACCGCGCCCGGTTCCCAGGAGCGCCGTCCCAATGAGAACGTTCCCCTCGTCTGGGCCCAGAGCCTCTACCTGCTTGCTTCCCTGCTCGACGACGGCCTCCTCATCCCCGATGACGTCGACCCGCTCCGGCGGCGCGAACGTGTCGGCGCGACACGGACGACCACCCCCCTCGTCGCCGTTGTCGCCGAAAGCCATGCCATCAAGGATCGGCTGCACGCCCTCGGTATCCGCAGCGAAACCCTCGAAGAGGCGGCACCGGCCCAAGTCCTGCACGCCTCGGAGCTCTCGCGGCTCTTCAGCAGCGTCGGCGCCAACCGGAAACTGCACCTCACGGGCCGTCCGCAGCAGGTCTCGCGTACCATCACGACCTCCCGCCTCTACCAGGTGGGCGACGAGACCTACGTCTTCCTGCCCTACCACTTCGACCCCAAGGCCTTTTACTTCCATTACGACAACCGTCTGCTTGTCGAGCATATCCGCTCGTCGCTGAAGTTCCTGGCCGAGAACTGGGATCAGACCGGCCGGCCCCTCATGCTCCTGCTCGTGCGCGACGACATGCTCGAAGCGGCAACGCAGGAGAGCGTCCTCGAGCTGCTGCGCGCCGTCGAATCGGGCCGCTGCTGCGGTACGGCGGTACAATCCGGTCCGCTTCATACCCTCCTCACCGCCGCATCCCGCGAACAGATGGGGCAGCGCGAAGCCTTCCGGCCCGAACCGCCGCAGTTCCGCCCCGACGGGGAGACCCGCCCCGACGATGCCGCGGCGCAGGAGCACTACCACCTCTCCTATGCCGCACGCCAGGAGATCGGGCAGCTCGACGACGATGCCCTTGTGGCACTCCTCCATCCGCTCACCCCTGATCCCCGCGCCGTCGAAGCGCTGCAGCAGCTCTGGCGCCGCCGCGGCGAAACGTTTGCGGTGCCGACCGTTCGGGGGGAGCAGGCGCTCCAAACGATCGCGCAGCAGCAGTATGAAACCGCCTCTGCCCGCCACGACTGGGCGGCCGTGCGCCGACTGGCGGACCTGCTTTACCGCTACGATGAGCGCCTCGAAGACGTCCTGCTTGATATCGTCATTCGCCAAAAACGCCTTGCCGTCGGGCGCGCCTACTTTGAAAAGGCGACCTTCTGCCACCCCGCGGAGAGTACGGCCATCGTGGAGACCATCTACGCCTACTGCGGCAACAGCGCCGCAGAGACCGTCCTGACCCAGGAGATCATTCTCCATCTGGGTCACCTCATCCGCATCGAGCCGGAGCTCTTCGAACAGCTTATCACCCTGCGTACCTGGTACTTTGTGCAGCTGCTCGTCAGCCGTATCAGCCGGGAAATGCAGCTGCCGATGGGCGACGCCTACGAAACCCTGCTCACCCTCTCCCCCCACGAGATCCTGCACCGCCTGCGGGAGGTGCTGCAGACCTTCGCCACCGAGCGGCGCCGCATGAACGAGATGGAAAACCTCCGCGCCTCGGGCTTTTCCCAGCTCAAGTCCGTCGCAAGGATCACGGAGCTTTCGCAGGTGGAGAACTGGATGCAGTGGCGTCACGATGCCGGCCTGATCGGGCACCATGCCGAACGCTTCTACAAAGACGTCTGGCACCTGCTGCAGCAGTGCAGCGGCATCGTCATCGGGGACAAATACGACATCGCCAACCGTGTCGGAAGCGAGCAGACCCTCGATACCACCGCCGGCGAACGCAGCTTCGAACTGCGCATAGACACCCTGCTGCAGGGCATTCAGGCCCCGGAGTACCGCCAGCTCAACCTCGAGGCGATCGAGAGCCTCACCTGGCTGTTTCGGCAGAACCCCGAACTGAAGGTCGAAAACGATATCGTTCTGGATGTGCTTATCGGCCACGCGGTGCGCATCGCCTGGACCAGGGAGCACGGGGACGCCCATTACAATGAGCAGCGCGGACAGGCGTGGGACGCTTTTTACCACCGCTCCCCCCGCGAAACGGAAAGCGCTTTCGTTGAAGCCCTCCGCCATCTTCTGCACGAAGGATTCGAATGA
- a CDS encoding GNAT family N-acetyltransferase: MTLRAAAAADAAALEQLERTLFSAENYPLSHRAFYYHIRHSLLLIAQTDSGETAGYVLALLRRREPKLYSLGIAPAYRKMGIASLLMERMLSELDTRGFMHCMLEVRCDNNPAIDLYRRFGFEIVKTIKVFYKDGCDAYLMRH; this comes from the coding sequence ATGACGCTGAGAGCCGCCGCTGCCGCCGACGCCGCGGCACTCGAACAGCTTGAACGCACGCTCTTCTCCGCGGAGAACTACCCCCTGAGCCATCGTGCGTTCTACTACCATATCCGCCACAGCCTGCTGCTCATCGCGCAGACCGACAGCGGGGAAACCGCCGGCTATGTCCTCGCACTGCTGCGGCGCCGCGAACCGAAGCTCTATTCGCTCGGGATCGCCCCGGCATACCGCAAGATGGGGATCGCTTCCCTGCTGATGGAGCGGATGCTTTCCGAACTGGACACGCGCGGTTTCATGCACTGTATGCTCGAAGTCCGCTGCGACAACAACCCCGCGATCGACCTCTACCGCCGTTTCGGCTTCGAGATCGTCAAAACGATCAAAGTCTTTTACAAAGACGGGTGCGACGCCTATCTGATGCGGCACTGA
- a CDS encoding OadG family protein translates to MEVNLVAEGLKFMVLGMGIVFLFLTLMIFAMNVMSKIIHRYFPEPQAAESGKSAPAADKLKKVAAIAAAIHHHNTK, encoded by the coding sequence ATGGAAGTGAACCTCGTAGCCGAGGGGCTCAAATTCATGGTGCTCGGTATGGGCATCGTCTTTTTGTTCCTCACGCTGATGATTTTTGCGATGAACGTGATGTCGAAGATCATTCATCGCTATTTCCCGGAACCGCAGGCGGCAGAGTCGGGAAAGTCCGCTCCGGCGGCGGATAAACTGAAGAAGGTGGCGGCAATTGCCGCGGCCATTCACCACCATAACACTAAGTAA
- the glk gene encoding glucokinase, translated as MTRSPLILAGDIGGTKTNLALYRCHEDGLVIEMKRQYASGDHDDFASVIDAFLEASAIARIDAACFGIAGPVIGGLCKTTNLPWKIGTPALQAKLDTPRVRLLNDLEATAYGMLYLDDADFTDLNDGSGTAAGNRAVIAAGTGLGEAMLFSDGQHYRPVGSEGGHCDFAPADDLQQKLLTWLRGRYPDHVSTERVLSGPGVHTLYDFLKETGVAPEPDFMRELPAGEDRSAKISEGALLHGDALCSETLALFAAIYGAEAGNLALKTMATGGVYIGGGIAPKILPYLQQRFMDAFRAKGRFAPLLEAIPVRVSLNPETALDGAAHFAADHLLTLAE; from the coding sequence ATGACACGCTCGCCCCTGATTCTCGCCGGAGACATCGGCGGAACCAAAACGAACCTCGCCCTCTACCGCTGCCATGAAGACGGCCTCGTAATTGAAATGAAACGGCAGTATGCCAGCGGCGATCATGACGATTTCGCCTCGGTGATCGATGCTTTTTTGGAAGCCTCCGCGATCGCCCGGATCGATGCCGCCTGTTTCGGCATCGCCGGCCCCGTCATTGGCGGCCTCTGCAAAACGACAAACCTCCCCTGGAAGATCGGCACCCCGGCGCTGCAGGCGAAGCTCGATACCCCCAGGGTCAGGCTCCTCAACGACCTGGAGGCGACCGCGTACGGGATGCTCTACCTTGATGACGCCGATTTCACCGACCTCAACGACGGTAGCGGAACCGCAGCGGGCAACCGCGCCGTCATTGCCGCGGGGACGGGCCTGGGCGAAGCGATGCTTTTTTCCGACGGGCAGCACTACCGGCCGGTCGGCTCGGAAGGCGGGCACTGTGATTTTGCCCCCGCCGACGACCTGCAGCAAAAGCTGCTGACCTGGCTCCGGGGGCGATACCCTGACCATGTCAGTACCGAACGCGTTCTCTCCGGTCCCGGTGTCCATACCCTCTACGACTTTTTAAAAGAGACAGGGGTCGCGCCGGAACCCGACTTCATGCGGGAGCTGCCAGCCGGGGAGGACCGCAGTGCGAAAATCAGCGAAGGGGCCCTGCTGCACGGCGATGCGCTCTGCAGCGAAACCCTCGCGCTCTTTGCAGCGATCTACGGGGCCGAAGCGGGCAACCTTGCGCTCAAAACGATGGCAACGGGGGGCGTCTATATCGGCGGCGGGATCGCCCCGAAGATCCTCCCCTACTTACAACAGCGCTTTATGGACGCCTTCCGCGCGAAGGGGCGTTTTGCCCCCCTGCTGGAAGCGATACCCGTACGGGTGTCGCTCAACCCCGAAACAGCCCTCGACGGCGCAGCCCATTTTGCCGCAGACCATCTCCTTACCCTTGCAGAATAA
- a CDS encoding thermonuclease family protein codes for MKTHLTILLLCFTLNAASINNKNFGSVIIDEVTSVYDGDTFRATVSTWPPLLGERIGIRINGIDTPEMRGKCPAEKRLAHRAKQHTVAMLRGAKTIELRNMKRGKYFRIVADVYVDGQSVGQSLIDSGLAVRYDGGTKTKAWCE; via the coding sequence TTGAAAACACACCTGACTATTCTCCTCTTATGCTTCACCCTGAACGCCGCTTCGATCAACAACAAAAACTTCGGTTCCGTCATCATCGACGAGGTCACCAGCGTCTATGACGGCGACACCTTCCGGGCGACGGTCAGCACATGGCCCCCATTATTAGGCGAACGCATCGGGATCCGGATCAACGGCATCGACACCCCGGAAATGCGGGGCAAGTGCCCGGCGGAAAAGCGTCTGGCGCACCGGGCGAAACAGCATACGGTCGCCATGCTCCGCGGCGCAAAAACGATCGAGCTTCGGAACATGAAGCGCGGAAAGTATTTCCGGATCGTGGCCGATGTTTATGTAGACGGGCAGAGCGTCGGACAGAGCCTGATCGACAGCGGCCTGGCGGTACGGTACGACGGCGGGACAAAGACGAAAGCGTGGTGTGAATAA
- a CDS encoding DUF2156 domain-containing protein — translation MANLVINKQTLKPFGLKAKPVLEKHLCKIDVDISDYTFAANYIWLGNSSGFYAVINKCFCLFVITGGELTMLLPPIGKKKNVDKAIVRCFEIMNANNSSPFYARIDYVQASTVEEFVQSEDEAQSMFEMLEHYILEKKLVDYVYEADKLIELRGNSYHTKRTEINHFRNSYTDAYVEELDSEKHYDGIMALFNKWVSDRVKYMPKEEAEVFLEGIHQERHAVKRMLKHYTELGLLGLVIYIDGEIKGFTAGERISGDTACVIIEKTDFEVMGCAQFIFREFSKLLKERYGIVYINVGDDMGFENLKKVKMSYRPFKLVPKYTIYQK, via the coding sequence ATGGCGAACCTCGTCATCAACAAACAGACACTCAAACCCTTCGGCCTCAAAGCCAAACCCGTTCTGGAAAAGCACCTGTGCAAAATCGACGTCGACATCAGTGACTACACCTTTGCCGCCAACTATATCTGGCTGGGCAACAGCAGCGGCTTCTACGCCGTCATCAACAAATGTTTCTGTCTCTTTGTCATCACGGGAGGGGAGTTGACGATGCTGCTGCCGCCCATCGGGAAGAAAAAGAACGTCGACAAGGCGATCGTACGCTGTTTCGAGATCATGAACGCAAACAACTCCTCGCCCTTCTACGCCCGCATCGACTACGTGCAGGCATCAACCGTTGAAGAGTTCGTCCAGAGCGAAGACGAGGCGCAGAGCATGTTCGAAATGCTCGAACACTACATTCTCGAAAAGAAGCTCGTCGATTACGTCTACGAAGCCGACAAGCTCATCGAGCTGCGGGGCAACAGCTACCACACCAAGCGCACCGAGATCAACCACTTCCGCAACTCCTACACCGACGCCTACGTCGAGGAGCTCGACAGCGAGAAGCACTACGACGGCATCATGGCCCTGTTCAACAAGTGGGTTTCGGACCGGGTGAAATATATGCCAAAGGAGGAGGCGGAAGTTTTCCTCGAGGGGATCCACCAGGAGCGCCACGCCGTCAAACGGATGCTCAAGCATTACACGGAGCTGGGGCTGCTCGGCCTCGTCATCTACATCGACGGGGAGATCAAAGGCTTTACGGCAGGCGAACGCATCAGCGGCGATACGGCCTGCGTCATCATCGAAAAAACCGATTTCGAAGTGATGGGGTGCGCCCAGTTCATTTTCCGCGAATTTTCGAAACTGCTCAAGGAGCGGTACGGCATCGTCTACATCAACGTCGGCGACGACATGGGCTTTGAAAACCTCAAGAAAGTGAAGATGTCCTACCGTCCCTTCAAGCTGGTGCCCAAGTACACCATCTACCAGAAATGA